The proteins below come from a single Arthrobacter sp. B1I2 genomic window:
- a CDS encoding glycosyltransferase, whose protein sequence is MGGLLVHEWIARSGGSENVLQAMSNTFPTSDIYCLWNDAHQRFANRVVKESLLAKTPLRKNKAAALPFMPMVWGTVALDSYEWTLVSSHLFAHHVGTRRSRANSKIFAYIHTPARYIWVPELDKRGQSRVSRRISPVFQSLDRKRASEGTTFAANSNFIKQRIRGTWEQDATVIYPPVAIANLQSQESWADLVTLGESEVLSSLPPEYILGASRFVAYKQLENVVAAGEAANLPVVLAGAGPEEAYLRNVAQDASVPVFFVKSPSDTLLFALIQKAQVFVFPPVEDFGILPVEAMALGTPVVVNAVGGAVESVSALNGGSAVSTFSGSEIAEALSSTIGKDMTEATSKAAMFSEESFSANLREWMSA, encoded by the coding sequence ATGGGCGGTTTATTAGTCCACGAGTGGATTGCGCGCTCGGGCGGATCCGAAAATGTACTTCAGGCAATGTCTAATACATTCCCGACCTCGGATATTTATTGTCTGTGGAACGACGCGCATCAAAGATTCGCTAATCGCGTTGTAAAAGAATCTTTGCTAGCTAAGACGCCACTGAGGAAGAATAAAGCCGCGGCTCTTCCCTTCATGCCCATGGTCTGGGGCACTGTCGCGCTCGATTCGTACGAGTGGACCCTAGTTAGTTCTCATCTTTTCGCACACCATGTGGGGACGAGAAGAAGTCGTGCAAATTCGAAAATTTTTGCGTATATTCATACCCCGGCCAGGTACATCTGGGTGCCCGAGTTAGATAAACGGGGGCAATCGAGAGTCAGCCGTCGCATCTCACCAGTCTTCCAGAGCTTGGATCGAAAGCGGGCATCTGAAGGTACAACCTTCGCAGCGAACAGCAATTTCATCAAGCAGCGAATTCGCGGCACTTGGGAGCAAGATGCCACGGTAATTTATCCCCCTGTTGCGATCGCCAACTTGCAGTCCCAAGAGTCATGGGCGGATCTAGTCACCTTGGGCGAGTCAGAGGTGCTCTCAAGCCTTCCGCCGGAATATATTCTCGGAGCATCGCGATTCGTTGCATACAAGCAGTTAGAGAACGTTGTCGCTGCCGGGGAGGCCGCGAATCTCCCTGTGGTTTTGGCTGGTGCGGGACCAGAAGAAGCGTATCTTCGCAATGTTGCGCAGGATGCATCCGTTCCCGTATTTTTCGTAAAGTCACCCTCCGACACTCTTCTCTTTGCACTCATCCAGAAGGCGCAAGTCTTCGTTTTTCCTCCGGTCGAAGACTTTGGTATTTTGCCAGTCGAAGCGATGGCTCTGGGGACGCCGGTCGTGGTTAACGCAGTGGGAGGTGCCGTTGAGAGTGTCTCTGCACTAAACGGTGGCTCTGCAGTGTCAACTTTCAGTGGCAGCGAGATCGCAGAAGCCCTCAGTTCAACTATCGGTAAAGACATGACCGAAGCAACTTCAAAAGCTGCGATGTTCTCCGAAGAATCATTCAGCGCAAACCTTCGCGAATGGATGAGTGCATGA